A stretch of the Rosa rugosa chromosome 5, drRosRugo1.1, whole genome shotgun sequence genome encodes the following:
- the LOC133710283 gene encoding uncharacterized protein LOC133710283: MASTKVQRIMTQPINLIFRFLQSKARIQIWLFEQKDVRIEGRIIGFDEYMNLVLDEAEEVSIKKNTRKTLGRILLKGDNITLMMNTGK; this comes from the exons ATGGCGAgcaccaaagtccagcggatTATGACACAGCCTATT AACTTGATTTTCAGgttcctccaaagt AAAGCTCGGATTCAGATTTGGCTCTTTGAGCAGAAAGACGTCAGGATTGAAGGCCGCATTATT GGATTTGATGAGTACATGAATCTGGTTCTGGATGAGGCAGAAGAAGTCAGCATCAAGAAAAACACCAGGAAGACATTAG GAAGGATTCTTCTTAAAGGTGACAACATAACTCTGATGATGAACAC GGGGAAATGA